One genomic window of Indioceanicola profundi includes the following:
- a CDS encoding NAD(P)/FAD-dependent oxidoreductase, which produces MTRRRLLAMIGMSAGSTVMYQAASSLGFAAKSEFTHVPRLDGAPKGASVLILGAGLAGLVAAYELGKAGYDVQVLEYRDRAGGRAWTLRGGDTYTELGGFTQNVGFEAGNYINPGPWRVPYHHHAMMHYCHELGVTLEPFFQVNYNAYVHSKNAFGGKPVRYREVQADFHGHVSELLGKLAHKPGMDELVGQEDQEKLLEALRQWGALDKDMKYRAGETSSMRRGFAKDPGGGLSGEPVPSEPIGFSELLQSGLWRHIGTGAGYEFQTSLFQPVGGMDMLPRAFAERLKDKIRYNARVREIRQNGSGVTVSFDDGHGGAMQTASAQWCLCTIPLSVLSQIPMDVSQPMADAISAVPYHAALKVGLQFNRRFWEQDEAIYGGISYTDLPISLIAYPNTGYGSKGKAVVLGAYPWGPFAYEFAAMAPEERVKRAVEFGAQIHPQYKTEFDTGVAVAWHRVPWTLGCFGAWTEETRAAHYKDLCQIDGRILLAGEHASYIPAWQEGAVTSSLDAITRLHQRVTSTTHSSASRP; this is translated from the coding sequence ATGACGCGGCGTCGTCTGCTGGCCATGATCGGCATGTCGGCCGGCAGCACCGTCATGTATCAGGCGGCCAGCAGCCTCGGCTTCGCCGCGAAGTCCGAATTCACGCATGTGCCCCGGCTGGACGGCGCGCCGAAGGGCGCCTCCGTGCTGATCCTGGGCGCGGGCCTTGCGGGTCTGGTCGCCGCCTATGAGCTGGGCAAGGCCGGTTACGACGTTCAGGTTCTGGAATACCGGGACCGGGCTGGCGGTCGCGCCTGGACCCTGCGGGGCGGCGACACCTATACCGAGCTGGGCGGCTTCACCCAGAATGTCGGGTTCGAAGCGGGAAACTACATCAATCCCGGCCCGTGGCGGGTGCCCTACCACCACCACGCCATGATGCACTACTGCCACGAGTTGGGCGTGACGCTGGAGCCTTTCTTCCAGGTCAACTACAACGCCTATGTCCATTCCAAGAACGCCTTCGGCGGGAAGCCGGTGCGCTACCGCGAGGTCCAGGCCGACTTCCACGGCCATGTCTCGGAACTGCTCGGCAAGCTGGCGCACAAGCCCGGCATGGACGAGCTGGTGGGGCAGGAGGATCAGGAGAAGCTTCTGGAGGCGCTGCGCCAGTGGGGCGCTCTGGACAAGGACATGAAGTACCGGGCCGGCGAAACGTCCAGCATGCGCCGCGGCTTCGCCAAGGACCCCGGCGGCGGGCTCAGCGGGGAGCCGGTGCCGTCCGAACCCATCGGCTTCTCCGAACTGCTGCAGTCCGGCCTGTGGCGGCATATCGGCACCGGTGCGGGCTATGAGTTCCAGACCAGCCTGTTCCAGCCCGTCGGCGGCATGGACATGCTGCCCAGGGCGTTCGCGGAGCGGCTGAAGGACAAGATCCGCTACAATGCGCGTGTCCGCGAAATCCGGCAGAACGGCTCCGGCGTCACGGTCAGCTTCGATGACGGCCATGGCGGCGCGATGCAGACCGCCTCGGCCCAATGGTGCCTCTGCACCATCCCGCTCTCGGTGCTCAGCCAGATTCCCATGGATGTCAGCCAGCCCATGGCCGACGCGATATCCGCCGTGCCGTACCATGCCGCCCTGAAGGTCGGGCTTCAGTTCAACCGCCGCTTCTGGGAGCAGGACGAGGCGATCTATGGCGGTATCAGCTACACGGACCTGCCGATTTCCCTGATCGCCTATCCGAACACCGGCTACGGCTCCAAGGGCAAGGCCGTGGTGCTGGGGGCCTATCCCTGGGGTCCCTTCGCCTACGAGTTCGCCGCCATGGCGCCGGAGGAGAGGGTGAAGCGGGCCGTGGAGTTCGGCGCCCAGATCCACCCGCAGTACAAGACCGAGTTCGACACCGGCGTGGCCGTCGCCTGGCATCGCGTGCCCTGGACGCTGGGCTGCTTCGGCGCCTGGACGGAGGAGACCCGAGCCGCACATTACAAGGATTTATGCCAGATCGATGGCCGCATCCTGCTGGCGGGCGAACATGCCTCCTACATCCCGGCCTGGCAGGAGGGGGCGGTGACCTCCTCCCTCGACGCCATCACCCGCCTGCACCAGCGCGTCACATCCACGACCCACAGCTCGGCGTCGCGGCCATGA
- the hflX gene encoding GTPase HflX, producing the protein MATLLKNGPARSGRAMVLRPVIRGEDRADSRDHAGAIAEAVGLAKAIGLEVVHAERMNLDRPTAAKLLGSGNAQRIADMVKSAAAQGSPIDVVFIDHALSPVQQRNLERCFKAKVIDRTALILEIFGERARTREGRLQVDLATLSYQRSRLVRSWTHLGRLRGGFGFMGGPGETQLETDRRLLSQRIAKLRRDLGEVRRTRTLHREARKRGGHPVVALVGYTNAGKSTLFNKLSGASVGAEDMLFATLDPTMRGIRLPNGREAILSDTVGFISALPHGLVEAFRATLEEVQAADLILHVRDVAHPETEAQKEDVDATLRDLGIDPDANRIIEVANKLDLLDPDGRTEYRNRALRSDRMVAVSARTGEGLDELLEAVARQLSAAETVVELDVDLSDGEALSMVHDRTRVLEREDRDGHAHMRVATDRGTLARLRDHAGVAVTGRGDGGTQRPREM; encoded by the coding sequence ATGGCGACCTTGCTGAAGAATGGGCCGGCCCGCAGCGGCCGCGCCATGGTCCTGCGGCCGGTGATCCGTGGCGAGGACCGTGCGGATTCGCGCGACCACGCCGGGGCCATAGCGGAGGCGGTCGGCCTCGCCAAGGCCATCGGGCTGGAGGTCGTGCATGCCGAGCGCATGAATCTGGACCGGCCCACCGCCGCGAAGCTGCTGGGCAGCGGCAACGCGCAGCGCATCGCCGACATGGTGAAAAGCGCCGCCGCCCAGGGCTCCCCCATCGACGTGGTCTTCATCGACCACGCCCTGTCGCCGGTGCAGCAGCGCAACCTGGAGCGCTGCTTCAAGGCCAAGGTGATCGACCGCACCGCCCTGATCCTGGAGATTTTCGGGGAGCGCGCCCGCACGCGGGAGGGCCGGTTGCAGGTGGACCTCGCCACGCTGAGCTACCAGCGGTCGCGGCTGGTCCGGTCCTGGACGCATCTGGGCCGGTTGCGCGGCGGCTTCGGCTTCATGGGCGGCCCTGGCGAGACCCAGCTTGAAACCGACCGCCGGCTGCTGTCCCAGCGCATCGCCAAGCTGCGCCGCGACCTGGGCGAGGTGCGCCGGACCCGCACCCTGCACCGTGAGGCCCGCAAGCGCGGCGGCCACCCGGTGGTCGCCCTGGTCGGCTACACCAATGCCGGCAAGTCCACCCTGTTCAACAAGCTCTCGGGCGCGTCGGTCGGGGCGGAGGACATGCTGTTCGCCACGCTGGACCCCACCATGCGCGGCATCAGGCTGCCCAACGGCCGGGAGGCGATCCTGTCCGACACGGTGGGCTTCATCTCCGCCCTGCCCCACGGCCTGGTCGAGGCGTTCCGGGCAACGCTGGAGGAGGTGCAGGCCGCCGACCTGATCCTGCATGTGCGCGACGTCGCCCATCCGGAGACGGAGGCGCAGAAGGAGGATGTGGACGCAACCCTGCGCGACCTCGGCATCGATCCGGACGCCAACCGGATCATCGAGGTGGCGAACAAGCTGGACCTGCTGGACCCGGACGGCCGCACCGAATACCGCAACCGGGCACTCCGCTCCGACCGCATGGTCGCGGTCTCCGCCAGGACCGGCGAAGGACTGGACGAGTTGCTGGAAGCGGTGGCCCGGCAGCTTTCCGCCGCGGAGACGGTGGTGGAGTTGGATGTGGACCTGTCGGACGGGGAAGCCCTGTCCATGGTGCACGACCGGACCCGCGTGCTGGAGCGGGAGGACCGGGACGGCCACGCCCATATGCGCGTGGCGACCGACCGCGGCACCCTGGCCCGCCTGCGCGACCATGCCGGCGTGGCGGTCACCGGACGCGGGGACGGCGGCACGCAACGGCCAAGGGAGATGTAG
- a CDS encoding YoaK family protein: MLTRQGDARTKSSDRLLAWSLAGIAGAANAAGFYAAGHYVSHMTGAVSALADQLVLGEPAGIVLALGVIVLFIAGAASSALLISLGLRRGLTGIYAFSVLAEAVLLAALAWLDMLVPGPLRGLILILGLSFLMGLQNAIVTRLSGARIRTTHVTGMVTDIGIELGHLMDRAVTRGAPGSAKPDLDKLALHVPTVGSFFVGGLLGVFGYRAMGQLFLLIPAACLMALAIRGLRASPDQ; this comes from the coding sequence ATGCTCACGCGCCAAGGCGATGCGCGGACGAAATCCTCCGACCGTCTGCTTGCCTGGTCCCTGGCCGGCATAGCCGGGGCGGCGAACGCAGCCGGCTTCTATGCCGCCGGCCACTATGTCTCGCACATGACGGGTGCCGTCTCGGCCCTGGCGGACCAGCTTGTGCTGGGCGAGCCGGCGGGCATCGTCCTGGCGCTGGGCGTCATCGTCCTCTTTATCGCCGGCGCCGCCTCCTCCGCCTTGCTGATCAGCCTGGGGCTCCGGCGCGGGCTCACGGGCATCTACGCCTTCAGCGTACTGGCGGAGGCTGTGCTGCTGGCCGCCCTGGCCTGGCTGGACATGCTGGTGCCGGGTCCCTTGCGGGGGCTGATCCTGATCCTGGGGCTCAGCTTCCTGATGGGGCTGCAGAACGCCATCGTGACGCGCCTGTCCGGCGCCCGCATCCGCACCACCCATGTCACCGGCATGGTGACGGATATCGGCATCGAACTCGGCCACCTGATGGATCGGGCGGTGACGCGGGGCGCTCCCGGTTCCGCCAAGCCGGACCTGGACAAGCTGGCCCTGCATGTCCCGACAGTGGGCAGTTTCTTTGTCGGCGGCCTGCTGGGCGTCTTCGGCTACAGGGCCATGGGGCAGCTCTTCCTGCTGATCCCCGCAGCCTGTCTGATGGCGCTGGCGATCCGCGGGTTGCGGGCGAGCCCGGATCAATAA
- a CDS encoding c-type cytochrome, translated as MRSRLTLAAAAAALCLSCLPAMAQSTDAQSNAFATADRFSYQDGEALYRAICQGCHMPDGKGAEGAGIYPSLASNPNLEAGDYPIYMVVNGRKAMPSFEGLSDAQVAAVVNFIRTHFGNGYTDPVTPEDVTSTRPAE; from the coding sequence ATGCGATCCCGCCTGACCCTTGCCGCGGCCGCCGCGGCGCTCTGCCTGTCCTGCCTGCCGGCCATGGCGCAGTCCACGGATGCCCAGTCCAACGCCTTCGCAACGGCAGACCGCTTCTCCTACCAGGATGGGGAGGCGCTGTACCGGGCCATCTGCCAGGGCTGCCACATGCCCGACGGGAAAGGGGCGGAAGGGGCCGGGATTTACCCGTCCCTGGCGTCGAACCCGAACCTGGAGGCCGGGGATTATCCCATCTACATGGTCGTGAACGGCCGCAAGGCGATGCCATCCTTCGAAGGGCTGTCCGATGCCCAGGTCGCCGCGGTGGTGAACTTCATCCGCACCCATTTCGGCAACGGCTACACCGATCCGGTGACGCCTGAGGACGTGACATCGACCCGTCCCGCCGAGTGA
- a CDS encoding alpha/beta hydrolase, with product MANGRAAERGRLTARPLNAGTSVSEPGLRALRLDEARDGVVYLPDRAGSGPMPLIVMLHGAGGDAAGMVELLRGQADAEGIALLFPDSRAATWDVIRGDYGPDVDFIDKALAKLFAEQPIDPDRIALAGFSDGASYALSLGVMNGDLFSHILAFSPGFIVPLSTVGEPEIYISHGVEDQVLPIRSCSRRIVPRLEEAGYSVLYREFPDGHVVPPDIVREATDFFLGRMTGD from the coding sequence ATGGCAAATGGGCGTGCAGCGGAACGGGGACGGCTGACGGCGCGTCCCTTGAACGCGGGAACATCCGTTTCGGAGCCCGGCCTGCGCGCCCTGCGTCTGGATGAGGCGCGTGACGGGGTGGTCTATCTTCCGGACAGAGCGGGTTCCGGGCCGATGCCGCTGATCGTGATGCTGCACGGGGCGGGCGGCGACGCGGCGGGCATGGTGGAGCTGTTGAGGGGACAGGCCGATGCCGAGGGCATCGCGCTGCTGTTTCCGGACAGCCGGGCCGCCACATGGGACGTGATCAGGGGCGATTACGGGCCGGACGTGGACTTTATCGACAAGGCGCTGGCGAAGCTTTTCGCGGAGCAGCCCATCGACCCCGACCGCATCGCCCTGGCCGGCTTTTCCGACGGGGCATCCTATGCCCTGTCGCTGGGCGTCATGAACGGGGATCTGTTCAGCCACATCCTGGCCTTTTCCCCCGGCTTCATCGTCCCGCTTTCCACGGTGGGGGAGCCGGAAATCTACATCTCGCATGGGGTCGAGGATCAGGTGCTGCCGATCCGGTCCTGTAGCCGGCGCATCGTTCCCCGGTTGGAAGAGGCGGGCTACTCCGTGCTGTACCGGGAATTCCCGGACGGCCATGTGGTGCCGCCGGACATTGTTCGCGAGGCGACGGACTTCTTCCTGGGCCGCATGACCGGGGATTGA
- a CDS encoding transglutaminase-like cysteine peptidase, translating to MRPIFPTATDVAVRRDMSFRTSQLRNDLPRSILPGRLLAVAGIVLLVGAFVLRHDAVRLLTHDPGSRPLHNRLVPFVGLFLLVSVAVTANAQTIVWGGEVEPLPQYASYCKTYGARDPGCAAALGGRAAALAGPDRLKGRKASLSMATHIHREVVTDLAYTPEAEDVWQILGTRGTGMQGDCDDVVMTTISRLIRRGYPRGALRATLVELPDGQGHHLILGVRLEDREVFLDDRHRWPQDAAALEALGYRFLSQEVPGHTHWQRAQRAVPPSDQVAEKG from the coding sequence ATGAGACCGATATTTCCGACCGCCACGGATGTGGCGGTCCGCCGCGATATGTCATTCCGCACTTCGCAACTGCGGAATGACCTGCCGCGATCCATCCTGCCGGGCCGTCTGCTTGCTGTGGCGGGGATAGTGCTTCTGGTCGGGGCATTTGTGTTGCGGCACGATGCCGTCCGCCTGCTCACGCACGATCCCGGCTCCAGACCGCTGCACAACCGGCTGGTTCCCTTTGTCGGGTTGTTCCTGCTGGTCAGCGTGGCCGTCACGGCGAACGCCCAGACCATTGTCTGGGGCGGGGAGGTGGAGCCGTTGCCGCAATATGCGAGCTACTGCAAGACCTACGGCGCCCGCGATCCCGGCTGCGCCGCCGCTCTTGGCGGTCGGGCCGCCGCCCTGGCCGGTCCGGACCGGCTGAAGGGGCGGAAGGCCAGCCTTTCGATGGCCACGCATATCCACCGCGAGGTAGTGACCGATCTCGCCTACACCCCGGAGGCGGAGGATGTCTGGCAGATCCTGGGCACCCGCGGCACCGGCATGCAGGGGGACTGCGACGACGTGGTGATGACCACGATCAGCCGCTTGATCCGCCGCGGCTATCCCCGCGGCGCGTTGCGGGCCACCCTGGTCGAATTGCCGGACGGGCAGGGACACCATCTGATCCTTGGCGTCCGGCTGGAGGATCGGGAGGTCTTCCTGGACGACCGCCACCGCTGGCCGCAGGACGCCGCGGCCCTGGAGGCCCTAGGCTATCGCTTCCTCAGCCAGGAGGTGCCGGGCCACACGCACTGGCAGCGGGCGCAACGTGCAGTGCCTCCTTCCGATCAGGTGGCGGAGAAGGGCTGA
- a CDS encoding DUF4142 domain-containing protein, protein MHRRAMILTVAAAGIAVPLGIHRAAWAQTASGSVADMDEDDIKMMIAANSLASLQSSQMAVQQANDPLVKEFARLEAEEQQNTMAAMKAMGESPSEATVPDDKKAAMQRLQSAQGAEFDELFVNTQTTAHQELLALHQNLLEKAGNESRESVIPLLSVPAIKSHIAMLQLINQNIGSSTASSR, encoded by the coding sequence ATGCACCGCCGTGCCATGATCCTGACCGTCGCCGCTGCCGGCATCGCCGTCCCGCTGGGCATCCACCGCGCCGCCTGGGCGCAGACGGCAAGTGGTTCCGTCGCCGACATGGACGAGGACGATATCAAGATGATGATCGCCGCGAACTCCCTGGCCTCGCTCCAGAGCAGCCAGATGGCCGTTCAGCAGGCGAATGACCCCCTCGTCAAGGAGTTCGCCCGTCTTGAGGCGGAGGAACAGCAGAACACCATGGCCGCCATGAAGGCCATGGGCGAGTCCCCGTCGGAGGCCACGGTTCCCGACGACAAGAAGGCGGCGATGCAACGCCTGCAGTCGGCGCAGGGCGCGGAATTCGACGAGCTGTTTGTGAATACCCAGACCACAGCGCACCAGGAGCTGCTGGCCCTGCATCAGAACCTGCTCGAGAAGGCGGGTAATGAGAGCCGCGAGTCCGTGATCCCGCTGCTATCCGTTCCGGCGATCAAGTCGCATATCGCCATGCTCCAGTTGATCAACCAGAACATCGGTTCGTCGACGGCCTCCTCACGCTGA
- a CDS encoding SDR family oxidoreductase: protein MSNPSSARVALVAGAGGIIGHAVCHELKAQGWQVRALARRAVPGIDSVTADLTDARATAEALRAAKDTTHLFYAALSPDPDLSTEAERNGRMLGNLLDGLEEAGAPLRRVVIYQGFKIYGIHLGAKVPTPARESDPPHMPPNLYLAQEAQLKRRAERSAWDYVALRPDVVVGDVHGNPMNIALVVGVFAEISRALGIPMRFPGTDLAYRQLVQFTDSGLLARASAWAAESERAAGEAFNVTNGDVFRWERMWEDAAGHLGLKTAAPVPLTLTRHMADKGPLWREIAEAKGLVQPDLSALVGWGFGDFIFHTETDVISDVNKIYRHGFTERMDSTLSLLTAIDSLKRQRVLP, encoded by the coding sequence ATGAGCAATCCGAGTTCCGCCAGGGTCGCCCTGGTCGCCGGGGCCGGCGGCATCATCGGCCATGCCGTCTGCCATGAGCTGAAGGCGCAGGGCTGGCAGGTCCGTGCCCTGGCCCGCCGCGCCGTGCCCGGCATCGACTCCGTCACCGCGGACCTGACCGACGCGCGGGCCACGGCGGAGGCGTTGCGCGCCGCCAAGGACACCACGCACCTGTTCTACGCGGCCCTGAGCCCCGATCCCGACCTGTCCACGGAGGCGGAGCGGAACGGGCGCATGCTGGGCAACCTGCTGGACGGGCTGGAGGAGGCCGGCGCGCCCCTGCGCCGGGTGGTGATCTATCAGGGCTTCAAGATCTACGGCATCCATCTGGGGGCGAAGGTGCCGACGCCGGCGCGGGAGAGCGATCCGCCCCACATGCCGCCCAACCTGTATCTGGCGCAGGAGGCGCAGTTGAAGCGCCGGGCGGAGCGGAGCGCCTGGGACTATGTGGCCCTGCGGCCGGACGTGGTGGTGGGCGACGTCCATGGCAATCCCATGAACATCGCGCTGGTGGTCGGGGTCTTCGCCGAGATTTCCCGCGCCCTGGGCATCCCGATGCGCTTTCCCGGCACCGACCTTGCCTACCGGCAGCTTGTCCAGTTCACGGATTCCGGCCTGTTGGCGCGGGCCAGCGCCTGGGCGGCGGAATCCGAGCGGGCGGCGGGCGAAGCCTTCAACGTCACCAATGGCGACGTCTTCCGGTGGGAGCGGATGTGGGAGGATGCGGCCGGGCATCTCGGCCTGAAGACCGCCGCGCCGGTTCCCCTGACCCTGACCCGCCACATGGCCGACAAAGGGCCGCTGTGGCGGGAGATCGCGGAGGCCAAGGGGCTGGTGCAGCCCGACCTTTCCGCCCTGGTGGGCTGGGGCTTCGGGGATTTCATCTTCCATACGGAGACGGACGTGATCTCCGACGTGAACAAGATCTACCGCCACGGCTTCACGGAACGGATGGATTCCACCCTTTCCCTGCTCACCGCCATCGACAGCCTGAAACGGCAGCGCGTGCTGCCCTGA
- a CDS encoding aldo/keto reductase: protein METVTIADTGIVASRIGLGTWAIGGWMWGGTEEREAIATIHAALDRGITLIDTAPVYGFGQSEEIVGKALAMDGRRQRAVIATKAALDWTGGSPFRNASRARIMQEVEDSLRRLRTDVIDILQIHWPDPVTPMEETAQAMADLLKAGKIRAIGVSNFSPAQMDAFRAVAPLHVCQPPYNLFERAIDRDVLPYCESNGIATLTYGALCRGLLSGRMSAETRFEGDDLRRHDPKFQQPRFGQYLAAVRKLEEVAGRHGKRVVHLAVRWLLDRPGVSVALWGARHPGQLDPVGDVMGWSLDADAMAEIDRILAETVTDPVGPEFMAPPLRKSAA, encoded by the coding sequence ATGGAAACGGTAACCATCGCCGATACAGGCATCGTGGCCTCCAGGATCGGGCTCGGCACCTGGGCCATCGGCGGCTGGATGTGGGGCGGGACGGAGGAGCGGGAGGCCATCGCCACCATCCATGCCGCCCTGGACCGGGGCATCACCCTGATCGACACGGCCCCGGTCTACGGCTTCGGCCAGTCGGAAGAGATCGTGGGCAAGGCGCTGGCCATGGACGGGCGGCGGCAGCGCGCCGTCATCGCCACCAAGGCCGCCCTGGACTGGACCGGGGGAAGCCCGTTCCGCAACGCCTCCCGCGCCCGCATCATGCAGGAGGTGGAGGACAGCCTGCGCCGTCTCCGAACCGATGTGATCGACATCCTGCAGATCCACTGGCCCGACCCCGTGACACCGATGGAGGAGACGGCGCAGGCCATGGCCGACCTGCTGAAGGCCGGGAAGATCCGCGCCATCGGCGTCAGCAACTTCAGCCCGGCCCAGATGGACGCGTTCCGCGCCGTGGCCCCGCTGCATGTCTGCCAGCCGCCCTATAATCTGTTCGAGCGCGCCATCGACCGGGACGTGCTGCCCTATTGCGAAAGCAACGGCATCGCCACCCTGACCTATGGCGCGCTCTGCCGCGGGCTGCTGTCCGGCCGCATGTCGGCGGAGACGAGGTTCGAGGGCGACGATCTGCGCCGCCACGACCCCAAGTTCCAGCAGCCCCGCTTCGGCCAGTATCTGGCGGCCGTGCGGAAGCTGGAGGAGGTGGCGGGCCGCCATGGCAAGCGCGTGGTCCATCTGGCGGTGCGCTGGCTGCTGGACCGGCCAGGCGTCAGCGTCGCCCTGTGGGGTGCCCGCCATCCGGGGCAGCTCGATCCCGTGGGCGACGTCATGGGCTGGTCCCTGGACGCCGATGCCATGGCGGAGATCGACCGCATCCTGGCGGAAACCGTGACCGACCCCGTGGGGCCGGAATTCATGGCCCCGCCGCTCCGCAAGTCCGCCGCCTGA